The sequence below is a genomic window from Fibrobacter succinogenes.
CAATCCGCTCCTGAGGCAAAATTCCAGATGCCACGCGCGCAAGAACGTTTGAACAAATTGAAAATACTATCGCAATCACTGCCGAAATTATCCAAGTACAGCATTTTTTGCACCGAACGATTTTCATTTATAATGAATCTCAACGTATAAACCTTTTGGCCTACAGAACACGACGCTTCGGCACCATGCTCTGCGGCATAGACAGAGACTTCGCCCCGTGAAACAGATAACACCTTCGTCGGTTCCGTCTTGAACTCTATGGATGGCATTGCATCCGAACTGCTATTGACCACATCCGTAGAACTGCTGATATCTACAGCAACGGACGAACTGCTGTTCTGCGCCACCGTACTCGGTTCAATCGCAGCCCCCGCAGACTTATCATCGGAACAGCCCATAAAAGCGAGAACTACCACCACAGCCAATTTTATTACTTTATTCATCGTTTCTCCTCCATTTTTTTCGTCAAAGGGAACAACTGAAGATTCAGTCGATAAACTTGATTGATGTTTTCGTATTCCGCAGCAATACTCACCGCCTTGCGGATAAACACATCCATTTCCTGCGAGATGCGAGCGTAAGCTTCTTCGCAAAGCCCTAGCGTCACCCCCGTGATATGGCGTTCTTCCGAAGGGAACTTGTCTACAGCAATTTTTGCAAGCGAGGCCATTTCTTTATGCATCGCACGAATCGCAATAGGCACAGATTCCTTAGAACCGATTACTGTTTTTTCAGTCTGTACATACAAATGCTCATCTTCACGCTTGAGAAAACCGGTCTTTACAAGGAACGCAAGCGAATCGCGAACCTCTTCGGCCGAAATATTTTGGAGGCACGCTTTCGCCATTTCGAGCGGCTTTGCCCCCGGCATCATCGGAGCGAGTTCACGAATCGTCGGGTTTTTCCACGAATCGTAAAAGCGGAACGCTTCTGCATCGACGACACGCACCTTGTGCTCGCGAGCAATTTTTTGCATTTCCAGGAGAGCTTTTTTTTTCGCATCATCTTTTGTGGCATTGCCAAAACGAACCATCTCTTGGAAATACGCAAACTCGTAGCCCACAAGACCCATCGCATGCGCCACCTGTTCCATTTTGACCAAACTAAGACTGCTCTTATTTTCACACACAAGCTTCAAGTAAACCGGCGACTTGAAACCCGCCCGCTTTGAAAATTCTCGCCATGAAAACGCACCGGTCCTTTTACGTTCATCGTAAAAGTCCTGCATGTAAAGGCGATAATCTTTGTATTCAGTTATCGAACGCATTGATAAATAGGTTATAGATATTAGGGTTTTAGGGGTTTCGCATGAATAAATATAAAGATTCGCGAAATAAAAATCAACACAAAAATGATACAAAATTAAAGATTTTTACAAAATTTACGCAATTTTTCAAATATATTTCCAATTTAAAAATCTAAAAGATACACATCGTATCATTTAGCGGAAAAACTTTTTGAAGACTATTCCAAAAAAAATTATATTAATGACAACAACCTATTACACGAGGGATTTATGGCAAATAAATACGCAGGCACACAAACCGAAAAGAACCTTGAAGCCGCATTCGCCGGCGAATCGCAGGCTCGCAACAAGTACACCTACTTCGCCAGCCGCGCCAAAAAGGACGGATTCGAACAGATCGCAGCTATGTTCCAGAAGACGGCCGACAACGAAAAAGAACACGCTAAGCTTTGGTTCAAGGAACTCGAAGGCATTGGCGACACCGCCCAGAATCTGAAGGCAGCGGCCGACGGTGAAAACTACGAATGGACGGACATGTACGAAAGCTTCGCTAAGACCGCCGAAGCAGAAGGTTTCAATGAACTCGCCCAGAAATTCCGCCGCGTCGCCGCCATCGAAAAGATGCACGAAGAACGCTACCGCGCCCTCCTCAAGAACGTGGAAACCGCCCAGGTGTTCGAAAAATGCGAAGTCAAGGTCTGGGAATGCCGCAACTGCGGACACATCGTCGTGGGCACGAAGGCCCCGGAAATCTGCCCCGTCTGCGCCCACCCGCAAGCCTACTTCGAAGTACATGAAGAAAATTACTAAGAGCCGAGTGTCGCAGAAAAATGCTTGCATTTTTCTATGACCGAGGCGAAAAGTAAGGCGCTTCAGCGCCATTACTAAGAGCCGAACGCCGCAAAAACAAGCTCGCTTGTTTCTATGACCGAGGCGAAAAGTAAGGCGCCTTAGCGCCACTATTAATAACATCGCAAAACTCAATTGAGACTGCGCACTGCCAATTTTCATTGGCGGTGTTTTTTATTGCTCCCTCCCACAAAAAAAGTCACCCCCAGCGCGGAGGGTGACTTAAAAAGCAACATTATATTAATGCTTACGGCACTACATTAGCGCACTTGCATTTTCAAGGTCTTGGCAGAAGAGCCTTGCTGCACACGGACAACGTAAGAGCCGCTAGAGAGCATTCCGAAGGTATGAGCGAAGCTGCCAGAAGCAACCTTTTCGCTGTGAGATTCAACAGCATTGCCCATCATGTCAAACACTTCTACCTTCACAACGCCAGCCTTGGCAACAGACACATGCAACGTGCGACCTTGGAGAGAAGCCTTGAAGCTAGCACGAGCTGCGCCAACCTGAATAGCACTCTTAGTAGGCAATGTTCCAACGCACTTCACATTATCAACAGCCAAAGATGTTCCGAGGTTCGAGGCAGTAACTTTTTCGTCAACGACCCAAGTCAGCTTGGACACCTTGGCCCAAGAGAAGGCGACGATGTTGCTCGGGGAAACTTCGGCAACCCAATCGGGCTGTTCCATGGTAGAAACCGTTACGGTCTTCCAGCCTGTAGAGGCATTCTGATCGCCAGCAACGTGTTCGTAGCCTGCATCGGCCTTAACACCAGTCACAGAGCCACGCAAGTGGTGACCAGAGCCCTTGTAATCGTACTGGACAGCGGTGCAACCAGAAAGCGTACCGGCATCAAAAGCGACTTCCATACCTACAGACGGATAGGTTGTGTCACCCGGAGTAATGCCAGAAATGCCCTTCATTTCGACATAGTTGTTAGAAGCTTCCTTAACAACAATATCCCAAGACTTGTTTGCATCTTGCGTATTGGTGAAAGATCCACCTGCTTCGTACAGGTACCAGTAAGCAGCCTTGCCGAGACTTTCAGCAGTGGTGTTGCCATCTTCAAAGTCGTCAATAACTGTGGTCGTGCCCGTTTTCGGCGGATTCGTAGAACCGCCACCAGGATTGCTACTACCACCAGCATAGCCGGCGCAGTTCACATCGTCAATGTAGAGATAATCGGCAGAAGCTTCGCCCTTGACTTCCCATGCAAGTTGTACCACATTCGCCATCTTCAAAGCAACCGTAGTACCCCAGCCAGCATCTTGTTTAAGTGCCGAGACGCTAACACTAGCCGTGGACCAGCTTGAGCTGCCGGCAACAGCTTTGTAATGTCTGTTATATTCAGTCAAGCCGCCCGTTTCGTCACCATCCATGACGGCCTTAAGATTATGGCCTGCGCCCTTGTACTTGTAAGAAATCGTGGTACAGCCAGAAAGACCACCAGCGACATTCAAACCAAGAACGACATACGGATCATACGGATTATCACCCTGAACCAATTGAATTCCAGTCAAACCAGCACCATATTCAGAGCCACCCGCAGCAGCTTCAGGAATCACGACAACAAGACCGTATTCATCTTCCGTATTCGTGTAAGACGAAGCACCCTTGTCATTTTTGTCGTTGTAAGCGTACCAAGCATCATTCTTGCCACCGGTACTTGCCAAGCCGTTACCATCTTCAAAGTCATCAATGTTTGCGGCTGCAGAAGCCAGAGTTGCTGTTGCACAAAGCGTAAATAGGATTTTCTTTTTCATCCTTTCCTCCATGTTTGTTAGGCTATAATTTAATTTCAACAACGTTGAAAGTCAAGCAGTTTATTAACATACTTTTTCACTTTTTTGACCATTTTGGGGTTCAATCGCCATTTTTACCATT
It includes:
- a CDS encoding TIGR02147 family protein, with protein sequence MRSITEYKDYRLYMQDFYDERKRTGAFSWREFSKRAGFKSPVYLKLVCENKSSLSLVKMEQVAHAMGLVGYEFAYFQEMVRFGNATKDDAKKKALLEMQKIAREHKVRVVDAEAFRFYDSWKNPTIRELAPMMPGAKPLEMAKACLQNISAEEVRDSLAFLVKTGFLKREDEHLYVQTEKTVIGSKESVPIAIRAMHKEMASLAKIAVDKFPSEERHITGVTLGLCEEAYARISQEMDVFIRKAVSIAAEYENINQVYRLNLQLFPLTKKMEEKR
- the rbr gene encoding rubrerythrin, translated to MANKYAGTQTEKNLEAAFAGESQARNKYTYFASRAKKDGFEQIAAMFQKTADNEKEHAKLWFKELEGIGDTAQNLKAAADGENYEWTDMYESFAKTAEAEGFNELAQKFRRVAAIEKMHEERYRALLKNVETAQVFEKCEVKVWECRNCGHIVVGTKAPEICPVCAHPQAYFEVHEENY
- a CDS encoding T9SS type A sorting domain-containing protein, with the translated sequence MKKKILFTLCATATLASAAANIDDFEDGNGLASTGGKNDAWYAYNDKNDKGASSYTNTEDEYGLVVVIPEAAAGGSEYGAGLTGIQLVQGDNPYDPYVVLGLNVAGGLSGCTTISYKYKGAGHNLKAVMDGDETGGLTEYNRHYKAVAGSSSWSTASVSVSALKQDAGWGTTVALKMANVVQLAWEVKGEASADYLYIDDVNCAGYAGGSSNPGGGSTNPPKTGTTTVIDDFEDGNTTAESLGKAAYWYLYEAGGSFTNTQDANKSWDIVVKEASNNYVEMKGISGITPGDTTYPSVGMEVAFDAGTLSGCTAVQYDYKGSGHHLRGSVTGVKADAGYEHVAGDQNASTGWKTVTVSTMEQPDWVAEVSPSNIVAFSWAKVSKLTWVVDEKVTASNLGTSLAVDNVKCVGTLPTKSAIQVGAARASFKASLQGRTLHVSVAKAGVVKVEVFDMMGNAVESHSEKVASGSFAHTFGMLSSGSYVVRVQQGSSAKTLKMQVR